Proteins encoded within one genomic window of Triticum aestivum cultivar Chinese Spring chromosome 2D, IWGSC CS RefSeq v2.1, whole genome shotgun sequence:
- the LOC123053749 gene encoding protein NRT1/ PTR FAMILY 4.6: MALVGFVDWRGNAIRKEVHGGVRAAWFLYVLTVVTNVVIIPNLLNLVTYLHGTMHMGVSASATTTTNFFGATSGFAMIAAFLSDSYITRFRTMLLFGPFMFLGYGLLALQAYLPSLRPPACNIEAELNSCEVVHGWNATLLYTALYMTAFGDGFIRVCLPSLGADQFDHEDPSESRQQSSFFNWYTFGISFGGFVGLILIVWLENYKGWDIGLGVCAILILLGLLIVAAGFPFYRNQVPQGSPLTRILQVLVVAFRNRKLELPEKLEEATESCTGTRACSVDALAPTNSLKFLDKACINRGQSGAWSVSSLRKVEETKVILHVLPLFVSSMIGYISNVILFTFTVQQGTMTNTRLGKIHVSPATLFIIPIIFQMLMLAVYDQFLVPFLRRRTGYVGGVTHLQRIGIGFVTMLLASVIAAIVERKRKEAVVQMSLFWLAPQFFLLGVADVTSFTGLLEFFNSEAPRGMKSIATALFWCALGLASLLATTLVEIVNKATRHRRQGGWLEGTSLNNSRLDLFYWVVAVVGLLGFCNYLYWAKKYVYQHNPHIVETSVDQDSP; the protein is encoded by the exons ATGGCACTTGTAGGCTTCGTGGATTGGAGGGGAAATGCCATCAGGAAAGAGGTGCATGGTGGAGTCAGAGCAGCATGGTTCTTGTACG TTCTGACTGTGGTAACCAACGTGGTTATTATCCCAAACCTGCTGAATCTGGTTACTTATCTTCATGGAACAATGCATATGGGGGTCTCGGCCTCTGCAACTAcaaccactaatttttttggtgccACATCCGGGTTTGCAATGATAGCAGCTTTCCTCTCCGACTCCTACATTACTCGCTTTAGAACTATGCTCCTCTTTGGTCCATTTATGTTTCTG GGTTATGGATTGCTCGCACTGCAAGCCTACCTTCCTTCACTCCGTCCACCAGCTTGCAACATTGAAGCAGAGCTAAACAGCTGCGAAGTGGTCCATGGATGGAATGCTACCTTATTGTACACAGCCTTGTATATGACTGCATTTGGTGATGGTTTTATCCGTGTTTGCTTGCCATCCCTCGGAGCAGACCAATTTGACCATGAAGATCCCTCTGAGTCCCGCCAACAGTCCAGCTTCTTTAACTGGTATACCTTCGGAATCTCCTTTGGAGGTTTTGTAGGGCTTATTCTCATAGTGTGGCTCGAGAACTACAAAGGGTGGGATATCGGACTTGGGGTGTGTGCCATCCTAATTCTGCTAGGATTGCTCATAGTTGCTGCCGGTTTTCCCTTCTACCGCAACCAAGTACCACAAGGAAGTCCTCTAACTCGAATACTGCAG GTTCTTGTGGTTGCATTTAGGAACAGGAAACTTGAACTTCCTGAAAAACTGGAGGAAGCGACGGAAAGCTGCACTGGGACAAGGGCATGTTCTGTTGATGCACTCGCTCCAACAAATAGTCTGAA ATTCCTCGACAAAGCTTGCATCAACCGTGGCCAAAGTGGAGCCTGGTCAGTTAGCAGTCTGAGAAAGGTGGAGGAGACAAAAGTTATCCTCCATGTGCTTCCTCTCTTCGTCAGCTCCATGATCGGATATATATCGAACGTTATCCTCTTCACATTCACTGTGCAGCAAGGCACCATGACGAACACAAGGCTGGGCAAGATCCATGTTTCCCCCGCGACACTCTTTATCATCCCCATCATATTCCAGATGCTAATGCTTGCTGTCTATGACCAGTTCCTTGTGCCATTCTTGCGTAGACGCACAGGCTATGTCGGTGGTGTCACTCATTTGCAACGCATTGGTATTGGGTTTGTCACCATGCTACTTGCGTCAGTCATTGCAGCAATTGTTGAGAGGAAGAGAAAGGAAGCTGTGGTGCAGATGTCCCTCTTCTGGCTTGCACCTCAATTCTTTCTTCTTGGTGTGGCAGATGTGACATCATTCACCGGGCTCCTTGAGTTCTTCAACAGCGAGGCACCACGCGGCATGAAGTCTATTGCCACAGCGTTGTTCTGGTGTGCTCTGGGGCTCGCGTCCTTGCTGGCCACAACGCTGGTGGAAATTGTGAACAAGGCCACAAGGCATAGGCGCCAGGGAGGCTGGCTCGAGGGTACAAGCTTGAACAACAGCCGTCTTGACCTGTTCTACTGGGTTGTGGCTGTTGTCGGATTGCTTGGCTTCTGCAACTATCTGTACTGGGCCAAGAAGTATGTGTACCAGCACAATCCACACATCGTTGAGACATCGGTTGATCAGGATTCGCCTTGA
- the LOC123053750 gene encoding protein NRT1/ PTR FAMILY 4.6: protein MELEGCVDWRGNAVDPRKHGGIKATIFLYVLVVLRSCPNSANFSLVAYFHRILHLDIVTSSAVITYLVGAIFFFAALMNFIAGAYIQRTTAIFVFSPLAVLGYMLLALQAYLPSLHPLDCEINKEPNNCESAKGWSLTLLYLSLLMFAIGEGCMRACIPLLGGDQFSNDDPKETHLKSTFLSWIKFANSVGALMGLVFLVWIENNLGWALGFMISALIVLVGLFVAASGLPFYRTQKPNGSPLKGILQVLVTSSKKRQVATIDVIELQEIGAADSVDGEGKYDSKSTGTTRVEELTKAITQMLPIFISCLLIYLPFTLLMTLTIQVGSTMDKGIGAIQIPSASLIAIPTAFHMLMQPCYRQILTPLLKRFTGHTHGITPLQSIGAGSVCGVAAACLAALVETRRLTVAEQHGLTSTGAGVPMSVFWLVLQFFLLSIMDAASFSGLIEFIKSESSPEMKLVAPAAQSIVAGIAAWLACAFIQLVNNASRHGDGGRGWLDGADFNRTRLDRFFLLLAALELVALINYAFWARRYAKTQQSSGTGLVGDSSEN from the exons ATGGAGCTTGAAGGGTGTGTAGATTGGAGAGGGAATGCTGTGGATCCAAGGAAGCATGGAGGCATCAAGGCTACAATCTTCCTCTACG TTTTGGTCGTGCTGCGAAGTTGCCCCAACAGTGCAAACTTCAGCCTTGTAGCCTATTTCCACAGGATACTACATCTGGATATTGTGACCTCCTCAGCTGTGATCACCTATCTGGTCGGTGCAATATTCTTCTTTGCTGCCCTGATGAACTTTATCGCTGGCGCATATATCCAGCGAACCACTGCTATATTTGTATTCAGTCCCCTTGCAGTCCTG GGCTATATGTTGCTAGCATTGCAGGCATACTTGCCTTCACTACATCCTCTGGATTGTGAGATAAACAAAGAACCAAACAACTGTGAGTCAGCTAAAGGTTGGAGCTTAACACTGCTCTACTTGAGCTTATTAATGtttgccatcggagaaggctgcaTGCGCGCTTGCATACCATTGCTTGGTGGAGATCAGTTCAGCAATGATGATCCAAAAGAAACACATCTCAAGAGTACGTTCTTGAGCTGGATCAAGTTTGCAAACTCCGTTGGAGCACTCATGGGATTGGTATTCTTAGTCTGGATCGagaacaatttgggctgggccctTGGCTTTATGATATCTGCACTTATTGTACTTGTAGGGCTGTTTGTGGCAGCCAGTGGACTGCCTTTCTATAGAACACAGAAGCCTAATGGAAGTCCTCTAAAGGGAATATTGCAG GTTCTTGTCACTTCATCAAAGAAGAGGCAGGTTGCTACCATAGATGTTATCGAGCTGCAGGAGATAGGAGCGGCGGATAGTGTTGATGGGGAAGGCAAATATGACAGCAAGAGCACTGG CACCACTCGGGTCGAGGAGTTAACAAAGGCCATCACCCAAATGCTTCCAATCTTCATCAGCTGCTTGCTCATCTACCTGCCCTTCACGCTGCTAATGACACTAACGATACAAGTCGGCAGCACCATGGACAAAGGGATAGGCGCGATCCAGATACCTTCCGCCTCTCTCATTGCAATCCCAACAGCATTTCACATGCTTATGCAACCATGCTACAGGCAGATATTGACGCCACTGCTAAAAAGATTTACAGGCCACACACACGGAATCACCCCACTGCAGAGTATCGGTGCTGGCTCGGTGTGCGGGGTAGCAGCAGCATGCCTTGCGGCGTTAGTGGAAACAAGAAGGCTGACCGTCGCAGAACAGCATGGACTAACATCGACAGGAGCAGGCGTCCCGATGTCCGTGTTCTGGTTGGTGCTGCAATTCTTCCTGCTAAGCATCATGGATGCAGCATCCTTCAGTGGACTGATTGAGTTCATAAAGAGCGAGTCATCCCCAGAAATGAAGCTGGTAGCACCGGCGGCGCAATCCATCGTTGCTGGAATAGCAGCCTGGTTGGCATGTGCCTTCATACAGCTAGTGAACAATGCGTCACGGCACGGAGATGGCGGAAGAGGGTGGCTAGATGGAGCAGACTTCAACAGGACGCGCCTTGATCGTTTCTTCTTGTTGCTGGCAGCCTTGGAGCTGGTGGCACTCATCAACTATGCTTTCTGGGCGAGGAGATATGCCAAGACGCAACAGAGCAGTGGTACTGGATTAGTTGGTGATAGCTCTGAAAACTAA